One Rhinoderma darwinii isolate aRhiDar2 chromosome 6, aRhiDar2.hap1, whole genome shotgun sequence DNA window includes the following coding sequences:
- the LOC142656452 gene encoding parvalbumin beta-like: protein MAFSGILSEADISAALKSTEAKDSFNYKSFFAKSGLSSKSLGEVKKVFEILDQDKSGYIEEEELKLFLKNFRADARELTDSETKNFLSAGDSDGDGKIGVDEFQALVKA from the exons ATGGCATTTTCTGGTATCCTCAGTGAGGCTGACATCTCTGCTGCTCTTAAGAGCACTGAAG CCAAGGACTCTTTCAACTATAAAAGCTTCTTTGCCAAGTCTGGTCTGAGCAGCAAGTCCCTGGGTGAAGTCAAGAAAGTCTTTGAAATCCTGGACCAGGACAAGAGTGGCTACATTGAAGAAGAAGAGCTGAA GCTGTTCCTGAAGAACTTCCGTGCTGATGCCAGGGAACTGACCGACTCTGAGACCAAGAACTTTCTGTCAGCTGGTGACTCAGATGGTGATGGCAAAATTGGAGTTGATG AGTTCCAAGCTTTGGTCAAGGCTTAA